In Felis catus isolate Fca126 chromosome A2, F.catus_Fca126_mat1.0, whole genome shotgun sequence, the following proteins share a genomic window:
- the CCR1 gene encoding C-C chemokine receptor type 1, giving the protein MTEASTEITVPTENLDVTTEYDYEGITPCQKGEERAFGAQLLPPLYSLVFVVGLVGNVLVLLVLVQHKRLKSMTSIYLLNLAVSDLLFLFTLPFWIDYKLKDDWIFSDGTCKLLSGLYYIGLYSEIFFIILLTVDRYLAIVHAVFALRVRTVLFGVLSSAAAWSLAVSASVPGFYFSKTQREFSHITCSLHFPHENLKAWKRFQALKLNTLGLVLPLLVMIVCYTEIVRILLRRPNEKKAKAVRLIFVIMIVFFLFWTPYNLAMLVSAFQDTLFTDECRQSKQLDVAMQVTEVIAYTHCCVNPVIYAFVGERFRRYLRQLFHGVLATRLAKWLPFLSAERLERTSSMSPSTAEQELSAGF; this is encoded by the coding sequence ATGACAGAGGCCAGCACGGAAATCACAGTCCCTACAGAGAACTTGGACGTGACGACAGAATATGACTACGAGGGCATAACCCCGTGccagaagggggaggagagggcctTCGGGGCCCAGCTGCTGCCCCCCCTGTACTCGCTGGTGTTCGTCGTCGGCCTGGTGGGCAACGTCCTGGTGCTCTTGGTCCTGGTGCAGCACAAGAGGCTCAAGAGTATGACCAGCATCTACCTCCTCAACCTGGCCGTCTCTgacctccttttcctcttcacgCTGCCCTTTTGGATCGACTACAAGCTGAAGGATGACTGGATTTTCAGCGACGGCACCTGCAAGCTGCTCTCGGGGCTTTATTACATAGGCTTGTACAGCGAGATCTTTTTCATCATCCTGCTGACGGTGGACAGGTACCTGGCCATCGTCCACGCCGTGTTCGCCCTGCGGGTGCGCACCGTCCTCTTCGGCGTCCTCAGCAGCGCCGCGGCCTGGAGCCTGGCCGTCTCGGCCTCCGTCCCGGGCTTCTACTTTTCCAAGACCCAGCGGGAGTTCTCCCATATCACCTGCAGCCTCCACTTCCCTCACGAAAACCTAAAAGCCTGGAAACGGTTCCAGGCTCTAAAGCTGAACACGTTGGGGCTGGTGTTGCCTCTGCTGGTCATGATCGTCTGCTACACGGAGATCGTAAGGATTCTGCTCAGGCGACCCAACGAGAAGAAGGCCAAAGCCGTCCGCCTGATTTTCGTCATCATGATcgtcttctttctcttctggacCCCTTACAACCTGGCCATGCTGGTCTCTGCCTTCCAAGACACCCTTTTCACCGACGAGTGTCGGCAGAGCAAACAGCTGGACGTGGCCATGCAGGTGACGGAGGTGATCGCCTACACGCACTGCTGCGTCAACCCCGTCATCTACGCCTTCGTGGGAGAGAGGTTCCGCAGGTACCTGCGCCAGCTGTTCCACGGGGTCCTGGCCACGCGCCTGGCCAAATGGCTCCCCTTCCTCTCCGCGGAGAGGCTGGAGAGGACCAGCTCGATGTCGCCCTCCACGGCGGAGCAAGAACTCTCTGCGGGGTTCTGA